A genomic region of Bradyrhizobium sp. CCGB12 contains the following coding sequences:
- a CDS encoding response regulator, with amino-acid sequence MTHTVLVVDDDPNVLEVIASMLEDLGCEVLTASSGAEALDMLVEQNAISILITDINMPAMDGHELAERATRLRPELKILQLSGRERRLDAYPMIRKPFDKQELARVMQQTTGVC; translated from the coding sequence ATGACGCATACTGTTCTGGTTGTAGATGATGATCCCAACGTCCTTGAGGTCATCGCAAGTATGCTTGAGGATCTGGGCTGCGAGGTGCTGACTGCAAGCAGTGGTGCGGAAGCTTTGGATATGCTTGTCGAGCAGAATGCGATTTCGATCCTGATCACCGACATCAATATGCCCGCCATGGACGGCCATGAACTGGCTGAGCGGGCAACGCGTCTTCGCCCAGAGCTGAAGATTCTACAGCTGTCCGGCCGAGAGCGAAGACTGGACGCCTATCCCATGATTAGGAAACCGTTCGACAAACAGGAATTGGCTCGCGTGATGCAGCAAACGACAGGAGTATGTTAG
- a CDS encoding ABC transporter substrate-binding protein: MRRRDFIAFIGAASMLPAAAHAQSSKVHRMAILHPSHPVTELNELSRIRYYREFFRELRRLGYVEGSNLVIERFSGEGRVDGYPKLASDAAARNPDVVFAISVSLVLAMKHATSIVPIVAMTSDPVGHGIAASIARPGGNITGVTVDPGLELWAKRIELLREVAPKISKLGILATRANPEAAAMRDAADKAGITVVGSSYVDNGSEEEYRRLFAAMSVTGTDALFVDGSPEHITKRQLVVELAAKSRLPTIYPFRSFVEAGGLVAYGIDLVEIFRRAAGAIDQVLKGSKPADLPFYQPTKFELVINRAAGKEIGVVFSEQLLARADEVIE; the protein is encoded by the coding sequence ATGCGACGACGCGATTTCATTGCGTTCATTGGTGCAGCATCCATGCTGCCTGCTGCCGCGCACGCGCAATCGAGTAAAGTGCACCGGATGGCGATATTGCATCCATCGCACCCCGTAACAGAGCTGAACGAACTTAGCCGCATTCGTTACTACAGAGAGTTCTTCAGGGAACTTCGCCGACTCGGATATGTCGAAGGGAGCAATCTTGTTATCGAACGCTTCTCAGGAGAAGGTCGCGTTGATGGCTATCCTAAGCTCGCAAGCGACGCCGCAGCTCGTAATCCAGACGTTGTTTTTGCGATTAGCGTTTCTCTGGTCCTTGCCATGAAGCACGCAACGTCAATAGTCCCCATTGTTGCCATGACCAGCGACCCAGTAGGTCACGGCATTGCAGCCAGCATCGCTCGGCCGGGCGGAAACATTACTGGCGTTACCGTCGATCCCGGCTTAGAGCTTTGGGCAAAACGCATCGAGCTTCTGAGGGAGGTTGCTCCTAAGATATCAAAGCTCGGTATTTTAGCTACAAGAGCAAATCCGGAGGCAGCCGCAATGCGGGACGCGGCTGATAAGGCGGGTATCACGGTTGTGGGCTCCTCTTATGTAGATAATGGGAGTGAGGAAGAATACCGGCGTCTCTTTGCCGCAATGTCGGTGACCGGTACCGATGCTCTCTTCGTCGACGGTAGTCCGGAGCACATTACAAAGCGACAACTAGTCGTCGAGCTGGCGGCGAAGTCCCGATTGCCGACCATTTACCCATTTCGTTCGTTTGTCGAAGCCGGTGGGCTGGTAGCTTATGGGATCGATCTGGTTGAGATTTTTCGCCGTGCCGCCGGTGCCATTGATCAAGTGCTTAAGGGCTCAAAACCGGCTGACCTTCCGTTTTACCAGCCGACAAAGTTCGAGCTCGTCATCAATCGTGCGGCTGGAAAGGAAATCGGAGTAGTGTTCTCTGAGCAGCTACTTGCAAGGGCCGACGAAGTGATCGAATGA
- a CDS encoding methyltransferase — MSILHAIEHRFVRPTLRRIRPAKHITLGGITIEYKSELDGGGIEFGQDFIPFLRSRGMPRQPRLFEWCAGPAFIGFSMLGHGLCETLCVADINPAAVARCRNTVRLNKLENRVSVYESNNLRSISKTERWNLVVSNPPHFIDQYEGDIRAHDPDWAIHREFFNTIDPHLADGGVIVLQENNRGSTVATFREMIDAAGLEIAFTHGDHTDLTKESVFYFIGIVKKGADVPGWAR; from the coding sequence ATGAGCATCCTTCACGCAATCGAGCATCGTTTTGTTCGACCTACCCTACGTCGGATTAGGCCTGCCAAACATATCACTCTGGGCGGGATCACCATCGAATATAAGAGCGAGCTCGATGGCGGGGGCATCGAGTTCGGGCAAGATTTCATCCCCTTCCTGCGCTCTCGGGGTATGCCGCGCCAGCCCCGCCTCTTTGAGTGGTGTGCCGGGCCGGCATTTATCGGCTTCTCAATGTTAGGCCATGGGCTCTGCGAGACCTTGTGTGTGGCCGACATAAACCCAGCTGCCGTCGCTCGCTGTAGGAACACCGTACGGCTGAACAAGCTGGAGAACCGGGTTTCCGTTTACGAATCCAACAACCTGCGAAGCATCTCAAAGACCGAGCGCTGGAATTTGGTGGTCAGCAACCCGCCCCACTTCATCGATCAATACGAAGGAGACATCCGCGCTCACGATCCTGATTGGGCCATACACAGAGAGTTCTTCAATACAATCGATCCACACCTAGCCGATGGCGGTGTGATCGTTCTCCAGGAGAACAATCGCGGTTCGACAGTTGCTACCTTCCGCGAGATGATCGATGCAGCGGGCCTCGAGATCGCATTCACTCATGGCGACCACACAGACCTAACAAAAGAGAGCGTCTTCTATTTCATTGGCATCGTGAAGAAAGGCGCGGACGTCCCCGGCTGGGCTCGCTAG
- a CDS encoding methyltransferase domain-containing protein, producing MNFVQKVKRKLFPPREVVEGYENPELVETIVLKTINYRPSGDWPLVQGLKAVLDFGGGAGLHYKVARQQSPDIRWAVVETPAMVRRAKELATDRLMFFEGIEEAADWLGNVDLIHSNGAIQYVPDASKTIRDLCSVRPKTMAWHRVPISDGARREVQMSYLSENGPGRSLVSKEKLVRYDRSWISEIAFVEAHDGYLLAQRGPDPSEHGTQQFRFVQR from the coding sequence ATGAACTTTGTCCAGAAAGTTAAGCGCAAGCTGTTTCCGCCGCGGGAGGTCGTCGAAGGTTACGAGAACCCCGAGCTCGTCGAAACGATCGTCCTCAAAACGATCAACTACAGGCCCAGCGGCGATTGGCCGTTAGTCCAGGGTTTGAAAGCGGTTCTCGACTTCGGCGGGGGCGCGGGGTTGCACTACAAGGTCGCGCGCCAACAATCCCCAGACATTCGGTGGGCGGTGGTTGAAACGCCGGCGATGGTCCGGCGCGCGAAGGAGCTCGCAACTGACAGGCTGATGTTCTTCGAGGGGATTGAGGAGGCGGCCGATTGGCTTGGGAACGTCGATCTAATCCACTCCAATGGAGCGATACAATACGTTCCCGACGCTTCTAAGACCATCAGAGACCTTTGCTCTGTCCGACCGAAAACGATGGCGTGGCATCGTGTCCCGATCAGCGACGGAGCCAGGCGAGAGGTTCAGATGTCGTATCTCAGCGAGAACGGGCCCGGGCGATCACTTGTGTCCAAGGAAAAGTTGGTGAGATACGATCGGAGCTGGATTTCGGAGATTGCGTTCGTTGAGGCCCACGATGGTTACCTGCTCGCTCAACGAGGACCGGATCCGAGTGAGCATGGGACGCAGCAATTTAGGTTCGTCCAACGCTAG
- a CDS encoding recombinase family protein, with protein sequence MANALIIRPGSDLLLPTGTGRAAQYVRMSTENQRYSTQNQAAAVAVYAAQHGLAIVRTYADEGRSGLSIHRRDGLIELLDDVRSGRADFDHILVYDVSRWGRFQDVDESAYYEFTCRQAGIKVCYCAEEFDNDGSVIASIVKNLKRVMAAEYSRELSVKVHAGACRVASLGFKQGGPVGYGLQRELIDENRCAKGLLQKGQRKHLQTDRVLIQPGPENEQRIVAQIFREYVVRRRSRGAIVRWLNDQQVPNHRGTAWSLAMVRHLLSNEAYIGNSVYNRTSVRLKQARKSNPPELWIRTTGLYEPIVDRSIFLKAQELLKEHQGKLSNEYLLKKLRVTFAKHGKLSASIIAASDNMPSAALYAYRFGSLREAFRHVGYVDAERSYDYADAQKQAEAELSRQAEILVTQIRARGITAVFDAQTAVITVAGKLAISLRMARYYAARRHAPNWLVHRRRVEPAGLILALRLDTETNRNVIDYFLLPLSEMAKHIIGLTATSRSRFAAYRCPTMDDVVRATMEKVAALLT encoded by the coding sequence ATGGCCAACGCCCTGATCATTCGTCCTGGATCCGATCTGTTGCTGCCCACCGGCACCGGGCGCGCAGCTCAATATGTCCGAATGTCGACAGAGAATCAGCGCTATTCGACGCAAAACCAGGCTGCAGCCGTTGCCGTCTATGCCGCGCAACATGGACTTGCAATCGTTCGCACCTATGCAGACGAAGGGCGGAGCGGCCTTAGTATTCACCGGCGTGACGGCCTGATTGAGTTGCTTGACGATGTTCGCAGCGGTCGAGCGGATTTCGACCACATCCTTGTCTATGACGTGAGCCGATGGGGGAGGTTCCAGGACGTCGATGAAAGCGCCTACTACGAATTCACCTGCCGTCAGGCGGGGATCAAGGTGTGTTATTGCGCTGAGGAATTCGATAACGACGGGAGCGTCATCGCGAGCATCGTGAAGAACCTCAAGCGAGTGATGGCAGCCGAATACTCCAGAGAGCTCTCGGTGAAGGTGCACGCGGGGGCTTGCCGCGTAGCCAGCTTGGGCTTCAAGCAGGGGGGGCCTGTCGGATACGGCCTTCAGCGGGAGCTCATTGATGAAAATCGATGTGCGAAGGGATTGTTGCAGAAGGGCCAGCGCAAACATTTGCAGACTGACCGCGTACTGATCCAGCCTGGGCCGGAGAATGAGCAACGCATCGTCGCGCAGATATTTCGAGAGTATGTCGTTCGTCGCAGATCGCGAGGGGCTATCGTTCGCTGGCTAAACGATCAGCAAGTACCTAACCATCGGGGAACAGCGTGGTCATTGGCGATGGTTCGCCACCTTCTGAGCAACGAAGCCTACATCGGTAATAGTGTCTACAACCGCACCTCGGTCCGGCTGAAGCAGGCAAGGAAGAGTAATCCTCCAGAGCTGTGGATTCGGACGACCGGTCTTTATGAGCCGATCGTCGACAGGAGTATTTTCCTCAAAGCTCAGGAGTTGTTGAAGGAGCATCAGGGTAAATTGTCGAATGAGTACCTGTTGAAGAAGTTGCGAGTGACGTTCGCGAAGCATGGGAAGCTGAGCGCATCGATCATAGCTGCTTCGGACAACATGCCGAGCGCGGCGCTCTATGCATATCGATTCGGCAGCCTGAGGGAAGCTTTTCGCCATGTCGGCTATGTTGATGCCGAGCGGAGTTACGACTACGCCGACGCGCAGAAGCAGGCTGAGGCCGAGCTATCGAGACAGGCGGAAATTCTGGTCACTCAAATCAGGGCGCGTGGCATTACCGCAGTCTTCGATGCGCAAACAGCAGTGATCACGGTTGCCGGCAAGCTCGCCATCTCGCTGCGCATGGCGCGTTACTATGCCGCGCGGCGTCATGCACCCAATTGGTTGGTTCATCGGCGGAGGGTCGAGCCAGCGGGGCTTATTCTCGCGCTGAGATTGGATACGGAGACAAATAGGAATGTCATTGACTACTTCCTCTTGCCCTTGAGCGAAATGGCCAAACACATAATCGGCCTCACGGCGACGTCCCGCTCTCGGTTCGCAGCCTATCGCTGCCCAACAATGGACGACGTCGTGCGGGCCACCATGGAGAAGGTTGCGGCTCTGCTAACATGA
- a CDS encoding DUF1236 domain-containing protein: protein MNKRLLLATTAAVAIATSALAQSSPSTSSSNPSATQPQQNTTSATTPSSSSSSQSSGSTAQTNPPANTAQTQSPSSAGQTAAGQSSNFGTGTNTTQAPTSNSSTNQAPTTQPSNQTTTPSSQARSSSPSSTNTQTQSANPSASSNNQAQSPTGSGSTNTAQQPNNQQNTADRSSNTNVKASVNINDQQRTRISASISHLNVQPLTNVSFSLSVGTVVPRDVRLQPLPAEVVEIVPQYRGYNFVLVKDEIVIVEPSSYKIVTVLPYSGRSTASAPVRTEQRKTNFSDRSAAPLATISRTGDTAWNG, encoded by the coding sequence ATGAACAAGCGTTTACTCTTGGCTACGACAGCTGCGGTGGCAATTGCGACTTCGGCTCTCGCACAGTCTTCTCCGAGCACTTCGAGCTCCAACCCGTCGGCTACGCAGCCGCAGCAAAACACCACGTCGGCAACGACGCCGTCGTCTTCGTCGTCTTCGCAGTCGTCCGGTTCGACTGCACAGACCAATCCTCCGGCTAACACGGCGCAGACCCAGTCTCCGTCCTCGGCCGGTCAGACCGCTGCGGGCCAGTCGTCCAATTTCGGCACCGGCACCAACACCACGCAGGCGCCGACTTCGAACAGCTCGACCAACCAGGCGCCGACAACTCAGCCCTCGAACCAGACGACCACGCCCTCCAGCCAGGCCCGGTCCAGTTCGCCTTCGAGTACGAACACCCAGACGCAGAGTGCCAACCCTTCCGCATCGAGCAACAACCAGGCGCAGTCGCCGACGGGTAGCGGTTCAACCAACACCGCCCAGCAGCCGAACAATCAGCAGAACACGGCCGATCGTTCGTCGAACACCAACGTGAAGGCGTCGGTCAACATAAACGATCAGCAGCGAACCCGCATCAGTGCGTCGATCTCGCACCTGAACGTTCAGCCGCTCACCAACGTGAGCTTCTCCCTGTCGGTGGGCACGGTCGTGCCGCGCGACGTACGTCTGCAGCCTTTGCCGGCCGAGGTCGTCGAAATCGTGCCGCAGTATCGCGGCTACAACTTCGTCTTGGTGAAGGACGAGATCGTGATCGTGGAGCCGTCTAGCTACAAGATCGTGACCGTCCTGCCGTACTCCGGCCGCTCGACGGCGTCGGCGCCAGTGCGCACCGAACAACGCAAGACCAACTTCAGCGATCGTTCGGCAGCGCCCCTTGCTACTATTTCCCGAACAGGGGATACAGCATGGAACGGCTAA